AAAGGTTATAGATTTTGTGCCTGAGCTAACAGGTCCTTATGCTGACTCCTTAAAGCTCGTCGATTTAGTTTCAATGAGTTCAGGAATGAAATGGGATGAAAGCTATTATGATCCATTTTCTATCACCACTAGACTTTATTTTGATAATGATATCGTAGGGACCTTAGAACAAATGCCCATTGATAGCCCCCCGGGACAAAGTTTTAATTATAAAAGCGGAGACACTCAAGTCTTGGGAATAGCATTGCAGAGAGCGACAAATAAAACCTTGTCTGAATTATTATCGGAATATTTTTGGAAACCAATGGGTGCTGAACATCCTGCATTCTGGCAAGTTGATAGCAAGAAATATGGTATCGAAAAAGCATATTGTTGCGTCGCATCAAATGCCCGAGATTTCGCAAGGTTTGGGAAACTGTATTTACAGCATGGAAAATGGAATGGAGCATCCTTGTTAGATTCTTCATATGTACAGAAATCAGTTGTCAATACCTTTCCTGATTCCCCGCAATACGGATATGGCTGGTGGATAGGGAAATATCATGAAAAGGATTATTTCTATATGGACGGGCATTTAGGTCAATATGTTATTGTTATTCCAAAAGACGATCTAATAATTGTAAGATTGGGTCATGGTATTGATGGTAAACCTAGAACAGACCCCTCTTCAGCTTTTAATAATTTTATTGACCAAGCCTATGTAATGTTGGGAGACAGGATTAAATAAAAAATGGCTAATCATAGGTTTTAAAACCCTAGTATAGATAATATTTGTAACTTTGTCTCAATGAAAGAATTAGCCGTAATTTTTGATATGGACGGTGTTATTGCTCATACAAATCCATATCACGCCAAAGCCTTCGAAGCATTTTTTGATAGATATGAAATTCCTTATACAGATGTAGAATTTGAAAAGCATATGTATGGGAAACATAATAGTTATATCATGACACATTTTTTCAACAGACCTATAGTTGGCGAAGAGCTAATTACTCTTGAAAATGAGAAAGAGGGACTATTTCGAGAGATATATCAATCCGAAGCTAAGCCTATACCCTATTTACCTGAATTTTTAAATAATTTAAAAGAAAACCGGGTAAAACTTGGAGTAGCTACCTCTGCACCAAGAGCAAAT
The Sphingobacterium daejeonense genome window above contains:
- a CDS encoding serine hydrolase domain-containing protein, whose protein sequence is MFYVTYLHGHKTAYLDDYKHFDNHIVEIGTSQPWNKSKEYNSVKATDSLRTIHQNTKSIAYMIIHQDSIWFEEYYDGYSDSSRSNSFSMAKSMVSALLGKALETGQVKSINQKVIDFVPELTGPYADSLKLVDLVSMSSGMKWDESYYDPFSITTRLYFDNDIVGTLEQMPIDSPPGQSFNYKSGDTQVLGIALQRATNKTLSELLSEYFWKPMGAEHPAFWQVDSKKYGIEKAYCCVASNARDFARFGKLYLQHGKWNGASLLDSSYVQKSVVNTFPDSPQYGYGWWIGKYHEKDYFYMDGHLGQYVIVIPKDDLIIVRLGHGIDGKPRTDPSSAFNNFIDQAYVMLGDRIK
- a CDS encoding HAD family hydrolase, which produces MKELAVIFDMDGVIAHTNPYHAKAFEAFFDRYEIPYTDVEFEKHMYGKHNSYIMTHFFNRPIVGEELITLENEKEGLFREIYQSEAKPIPYLPEFLNNLKENRVKLGVATSAPRANMDLILDSLEIRDFFQSTLGSENVELHKPHPEVYLKSASNLGIDPQYCFVFEDSFSGVTAGKNAEMNVIGVLSSHKKEDLPKCLAYIDNYQDMNTSILKELFRKNVE